The Streptomyces sp. A2-16 sequence CCTTCGTGGCCGGCACCACGGGTCTGCTGCTCTGGCTGCACGGCCCCGGCGCCGACGTCGCACAGCGCGCGCTCGACACCTACGGCTACTCCGGGCTCATCATGGCCAGGGGCTCGGCGGACGAGTACAGCAGCTGGTTCTACTACCCCGACACCCTGCTCACCCTGGGCTCCTTCGCCATCGCCCTGTTCGCCGGCGGCCCGCTGATCGCCCGCGAACTGGAGAGCGGCACCGCACAGCTCGCCTGGACCCAGTCGGTCTCCCCGGCCCGCTGGCTCGCCGCCAAGCTCGCCGTGCCCGCGGCCTTCATCGTCCTCGGCACCTGCCTGCTCACCGCGGTGTACCGGCAGCTGTGGTCCGCCCACAGCAATCTGCTGATCGCCGGCATCGGACCGCGCTCCCTCTACTTCTCCCTCGGCCCGGCCACCGTGGCCGCGCCGCTGCTCGGCCTCGCCCTCGGCGTCCTCGTCGGCCTCGCCGTCCGCCGCACCCTGCCCGCGCTCGCCTTCAGCGGCTTCGCGTACTTCCTGGTCTACGCCTTCCGCGGCAACCACTGGCCCTTCCAAGGCCGCTACCAGCAGCCCGAGCTGCACTCCCGCAGCTGGGCCATCACCTCCGGCGGCGCCAGGATCCAGGACCCGGGCTGCTACGACGACAAGGCCTGCATCGCGCAGCACGACATCGTCCGCTTCTCCCGCGAGTACCTGCCGTCCTCCGACTACTGGCCCCGCCAGCTCCTGGAGACCGGTGTCCTGCTCGCCCTCACCGCCCTGGCCGTCGCCCTCGCGTTCGGGGTCCTGCGCAGGCGGGCCGCCGGATGAGCGCGCCGGCCGTGCTGCCCTGGGGGCTCACCCGGACCGTGCTGCGGCTGCACCGCACGGCGCTGATCGTGTGGGGCGTCTTCGTCCTCGCCTCGGTCGGCTGCCTGGTCTGGCTGACCGAGGTCACCGCCGACTCGGTCCACGCGACTCTGGCCGCCTGCCGCGACGACGGCCCGGGCCTGTGCGGCATCGGGGCCTGGCGCGACTATTCCGAGCCCATGGGCTGGATCAGTACGTTCATGTACTACAGCTTCTGGGCCGTGGCCGCCTGGGCGGGCGGCGCGCTCACCGGCCGCGAGCTGGAGAGCGGCACGGCCCGGCTCGCCTGGTCGCAGTCGGTCTCCCCGGCCCGCTGGCTCACCGCCAAGCTCGCCCTGCCCGCGGCCGCGCTCGTCCTCGGCGGCGCCGTGTTCGTGGCGGTCTACCGCTGGGCCTGGTCGGCGCACCGGGACCTGCGGGGCGACAGCCTGCTCTTCAACGACGTGTTCGCCGACCACGGCCCCCTGGTGGTGTCCTACGGCCTGTGCGCGCTCATGGTCGGCGCCCTCACCGGCCTGCTGCTGGGCCGCCCGCTGCCCGCCCTGGCGATCTCCGTGGCCGTGATGACGGTCCTGAACCAGTTCCTGGAAGCCCGCCGCCCCGACTCACTGCCCGCCTCCGGCTTCTGGTCCGCGCACCTCACGGAGACCGCCGTCGTCCTCACGGCCGCCGCCCTCGCCTGCGCCGCGGCCTTCCGGGTACTGCGCCACCGCACCGTCTGACGGGCCGCACGCCCCTCGGCAGGAGAGGGCGTGCGGCCCGGGTCGCCTGCGCACCGGCCCCCGGACCGCGGCGGTGGACGCCCGGGAGCCGTTCCGCGATATCCCGAACGCCATGTCGCCGTAACCATTGGTTCAGACGGGCTTGCGACGCTCACCGAATGAAGCCCGCCGTGCCAGAGCCCGCGCCGCCGCCCGAGGGGTCCACGGGGAACGAGGACGCCCCGGCCGTCCCAAAGGTCGCCGTCGTGCTCCCGCTCGCTGCATCCGACGCGCCCGTTTCGCTCCTGGCGCGGAAGAATGGGTCCATGAGCCAGTCGAACACCCAGGCAGAGGTCCAGCACGTGCAGCCCTCCGTGGGCTCCATAGCCGCGCACCGCCCGCACACCGTGTCGGCCACCGTCTCCGATCTGGAACCCGACCTCGACGCCGATCTCGACGCGTACGAGGAGATCCCGGTCGACGGCGCCGCCCAGCTCCCCCAGGGTCGTTTCCTCGACCGGGAGCGCAGCTGGCTCGCGTTCAACGAACGCGTCCTGGAACTCGCCGAGGACCCGAACACGCCCATGCTGGAGCGTGCGAACTTCCTCGCGATCTTCGCCAGCAACCTGGACGAGTTCTTCATGGTCCGGGTGGCCGGACTGAAACGCCGTATCGCCACGGGCGTCGCCACCCGCTCCGCCTCCGGCCTTCAGCCGCGCGAGGTCCTGGAGATGATCTGGGCCCGCTCCCGCGAGCTGATGGCCCGGCACGCCGCCTGCTACCACGAGGACGTCGCCCCCGCACTCGCGGAGGAGGGCATCCACCTGGTCCGCTGGAACGAACTCCAGGAGAAGGAGCAGGCCCGCCTCTTCACCCTGTTCCGGCACCAGATCTTCCCGGTCCTGACCCCCCTCGCGGTCGACCCGGCGCACCCCTTCCCGTACATCTCCGGCCTGTCGCTGAACCTGGCCGTCATCGTGCGCAACCCGGTCAACGGCAACCGCCACTTCGCCCGGGTCAAGGTCCCGCCGCTGCTGTCCCGCTTCCTGGAGTCCTCCCCCGGCCGCTACGTCCCCATCGAGGACGTCATCGCCGCCCACCTGGAGGAGCTGTTCCCGGGCATGGAGGTGCTGGAGCACCACACCTTCCGGGTCACCCGCAACGAGGACCTGGAGGTCGAGGAGGACGACGCCGAGAACCTCCTCCAGGCCCTGGAGAAGGAGCTCATGCGGCGCCGCTTCGGGCCGCCGGTGCGTCTGGAGGTCGAGGAGTCCATCGACCGCGAGGTGCTCGACCTGCTGGTGCGCGAGCTGAAGATCTCCGAGGCGGAGGTCTACCCGCTGCCCGGCCCGCTCGACCTCACCGGTCTCTTCCGCATCGCCGGTCTGGACCGTCCCGAGCTGAAGTACCGCAAGTTCGTCGCCGGCGTCCACCGCGACCTGGCCGAGGTCGAGTCGGCGTCCGCGCCGGACATCTTCGCCGCCCTGCGCACCCGTGACGTCCTGCTGCACCACCCCTACGACAGCTTCTCGACGTCCGTCCAGGCCTTCCTCCAGCAGGCGGCCGACGACCCGGACGTCCTCGCCATCAAGCAGACCCTGTACCGCACTTCGGGCGACTCCCCCATCGTCGACGCCCTCATCGACGCCGCCGAGGCCGGCAAGCAGGTCCTCGTCCTGGTCGAGATCAAGGCCCGCTTCGACGAGCACGCCAACATCAAGTGGGCGCGCAAGCTGGAGGAGGCGGGCTGCCATGTGGTCTACGGTCTCGTCGGCCTGAAGACCCACTGCAAGCTGTCCCTGGTGGTCCGTCAGGAAGGCGACACGCTACGGCGGTACAGCCACGTCGGCACCGGCAACTACCACCCGAAGACGGCCCGGCTGTACGAGGACCTGGGCCTGCTCACCGCCGACCCGCAGGTGGGCGCGGACCTCTCCGACCTCTTCAACCGGCTGTCCGGCTACTCCCGCCGCGAGACCTACCGCCGTCTGCTGGTGGCGCCCAAGTCCCTTCGCGACGGACTGATCTCCCGTGTCAACAAGGAAGTCCAGCACCACCGCGCAGGGCGCCCGGCCTTCATCCGCATCAAGGTCAACTCGATGGTGGACGAGGCGCTCATCGACTCGCTCTACCGGGCGTCCCAGGCGGGCGTGCCGGTCGACGTCTGGGTGCGCGGCATCTGCGCGATCCGCCCGGGCGTCGCGGGCATGTCCGAGAACATCCGGGTCCGCTCGATCCTCGGCCGGTTCCTCGAGCACTCCCGGGTCTTCGCCTTCGGCAACGGCGGCGAGCCCGAGGTGTGGATCGGCAGCGCCGACATGATGCACCGCAACCTCGACCGCCGGATAGAGGCACTGGTCCGGGTCACCGACCCGGCCCACCGGGCCGCCCTCAACCGGTTGCTGGAGACCGGCATGTCCGACACCACCGCGTCCTGGCATCTCGGCCCGGACGGCGAATGGACCCGGCACGCCACGGACGCGGACGGCCAGCCCTTGCGCAACGTCCAGGAGATGCTCATAGACGCCCGGAGGCGCCGGCGTGGCACAGCAACACCTTGAACCGACGGAATCCGTGTCCGGGCACGTCGGGCCGTCCCCCGCTCTCGGCTCCGCCCGAGCGGCAGGGACCCCCACCGGGGACGCCCTCGCGGGCTACCTGCGTTCCCAGGCCACGGAGTTCCTCCGCGCCCTGCGCCAGCACCGCGAATCGGGCGGTGCGGCGGCGGGCGCGGAGGATCCCGTCGACGCGGCCCGGGCCCTGCGCCGCTCGGTCCGCCGCATCAGCGCCAGCCTCCACACGTTCCGCCCGCTCCTGGACGCCGACTGGTCGGAGTCCCTCCGCCCGGAACTGGCCTGGCTCTCCGGCACGTTGGGCATGGAGCACGCGTACGAGTCCCGCCTGGAACGGCTGTTGCTGGCGCTGCAGAGGCTGTCGGGCGCGGTGTTCCCCGTCCAGGGGGCGGGCTCCGCGACCCACCCGGCGGCCTCCCCCGACCGCGGCAACCTCACCGTGGGCGCGGCCAAGGCGGGCGCCCTCCTCGACCGCCAGCTCACCCTCGCCCGCACCCGGTCCCACAGCACCGCCCTCCAGGCCCTCGGCTCCTCCCGCTTCCACGCCGTCGCCGACAGCATCGCCGTACTGGCCAGCGAGGTCCCCCTGACGAAGACGGCCGTCACCACCGACCTCCACCCCCTGGCCACCGCCGCCCAGGAGCGCCTGGAGGACGCCGCGACCGCCCTTCCCCTGGTCACCGCGGGCCACCCCTACAACGCCGAGGCCCTCGTCCACGGTCTGTCCCCCGACCCCTCCCCCCACCCCCAGGACGCCCCCTGGCACCAGGTCCGCCTCCTGCTGCGCCTGCACCGATACGCGCGAGAGGTCCTCTGCGGCTCCGACCCCCCGGTGGACCTGCGGCTCCTGACGGCGGGCCAGGCCCTGGACCGGCACCGGGACGCCTCGGAAGCGGCGGCCGCGGCGGCCGCCGCGGCCCGCACCCCCCGCATCGCCCCGGCCACCGCCTACGCCCTCGGTGTGCTGCACGCCGACCAGCGCCACGAGGTGGAGGCGGCTCGCTTCGCGTTCCAGCAGTGCTGGCAGAAACAGGCGGTGAGCACATGACCCATCCCGGTGACGGCAACGACCCCGTCGTCCAGGCGGCCGGCTGCGTCCTGTGGCGCCGCTCCCCGGTCGACGGCGACCTTGAGATCTGCCTGGTCCACAGGCCGAAGTACGACGACTGGTCGCACCCCAAGGGCAAGTTGAAGCGCGCGGAGGACGCCCTCACCGGCGCGCTGCGCGAGGTCGAGGAGGAGACGGGCTACACCGCCGATCCCGGGACCGAGCTGCCCTCCGTCCGCTACATGGCCAACGGCCGCCCCAAACGGGTCCGTTACTGGGCGGCCGAGGCCACCGGGGGCCACTTCACCCCGAACGACGAGGTGGACCGCATCCTGTGGCTCTCCCCCGCCGCGGCCCGCAGCCGCCTGACGCAGTACCGCGACCGCACCCTGATCGACGAGCTGCTGCCGCTCTAGCCCGGGACGGCGTGCCCCTCGGCGTCCGCCCGCGCCTGGCTGCGGGCTCTGCGTGCCGGCCCGCGCCAGCCGCAGGTGCACCGGGCCAGACAGAAACGGCCCTGTTCGACCATCTGCGTCCGGTGGGTACTGGAGTCGGAAGGAGGTGGGGGGATCCTGTCCTGCTGCGCCACACCGACAACGTTACCCACCCCGGGGGCCGTGCCAATCGACTGCCCGGCACAGCGGCGCCGGTGTACGCGTGACGGCTCCCGCCCAGCCGTCGTTAGTCGAGACGACACGGGTCCCCGACGGGACGTATCGGCTGGGGGTAGGCGGCGATGGCGGAGCGGCAGCAGAAGCAGGCCGGCGGGTCGGTCGTCGTCGCGGCGGTGCTCATGGCCTGCGCCGGCGGGTGTTCGGGCACCGGCGCCGCCCTGGACGACGCACGCTCGGCCGACCCCGTCGGCACCCTGCGCCGGGCCGCCGACACCCTGGTGGACGCGGGCAGTTCGAAGGCGCGTACGTCGATGGAGATGGCCACCGGCGGCACCCGGGTCACCATCCGGGGCGAGGGCGTGTACGACTACCGCGAGCGCCTCGGCCGACTGCGGGTGCTGCTGCCGCAGGACCCGGCCGGCACCAGCGAGCACCGGCCGATCACCGAACTCCTCGCCCCCGGCGCCCTGTTCATGAAGAACCGGGGTGCGGGTGTGCCCGCCGACAAGTGGGTGCGCGTCGACACCACGGCCCTGTCCGACGGCAACCTCGTCACCGGCGGGGCCACCGATCCGCTCGCCGCCGCCGAGGTGCTGCGCGGGACCCGGACGGCGACCTATGTGGGCGCGACCGAGCTCGCGGGGACCGAGGTGCGGCACTACCGGGGCACGGCGGACCTCGCCGCCGCCGCGAGGAGTGCCGAAGCCAACAAGGGTGTCCTGGCGGCGGCGGCGAAAGGCTTCGCCACGGCCGCGGTGCCCTTCGACGTCTACCTCGACGACCAGGGCCGCATCCGCAAGATCCGGCACCGCTTCAGCTTCGTCAACGGCGGGCAGCCCGGCACCGTCGCGGTCGCCTCCACGACCCTGCTGTACGACTTCGGGGTCCCGGCGGACGTACGTCTGCCGGCCGCCCGGGACATCTACGCCGGCAAGATCGCCGAGGGGTGAGCAGTCGTGACGGGCGTCAAGAACTAGCCCGTCCGTGCCATGCGCGGTGTGTAGGGCGCTCCCTACTCTAGGAAGTCGGTAACGGCAGAGAAGAGGTGATGCGCGTGGCTCCGGTCGGCGGTACGGCGGTTCAGGACCACGTGGCCCTCGCCGAGATCGAGCTGTGCGGAGAGTTGATCATCGCGGCGTCGGCCGCGGACGACCGGCTCAGCCTGGAGAGCATCGACGAGGTGCTGAAAGTGGCCGAAGAACGTGCGAGCGCCCCCGGCGAATGAGCCGGGGGCGCCCGTCCCGTCGTGGGCGGAGAGGGATCAGGTCCGCAGCAGGCGGCCGATCGCCTTCGTGGCCTCCTCGACCTTCGCGTCGATCTCCGTGCCGCCCTTGACGGCCGCGTCCGCGACGCAGTGCCGCAGGTGTTCCTCCAGGAGCTGCAGGGCGAAGGACTGCAGGGCCTTGGTGGAGGCGGACACCTGCGTGAGTATGTCGATGCAGTAGACGTCCTCGTCGACCATGCGCTGCAGGCCGCGGATCTGGCCCTCGATCCGGCGCAGGCGCTTGAGGTGCTCGTCCTTCTGCTTGTGGTAGCCGTGGGTGGCGGGCTCGTGGGTCTCGTGGGGGCTGTTTTCCGCCACTGTCTCGGAGGGCGCCTTGGCGCCGGCCTCGGTCGTCGTCATCGCGTCCTCCACATCACGGCCACACCCTGAGGGAATCACATACCCCTCCTGGGTATATCGTACCGAAGTTTCCCGGGTATAGGGCCTGCGGACGGCCCCCGTGCCAACCACTGTGCCTGATGGGCGACACTGGGGGACGGCCCATTAGCCGTGGCCGGATGATGCACTTAGCATCACCCTGACCGAAACCGATGCACCCCGAGGACCCCTTGTGCGCTTTCGTCTGACCCCCAGGGAGACGAGCTTCTACGACATGTTCGCCGCCTCCGCGGACAACATCGTCACGGGCTCGAAGCTCCTGATGGAACTGCTCGGGGCGGACACCGCCGGCCGGGCCGAGATCGCAGAGCGTATGCGGGCCGCGGAACACGCCGGTGACGACGCCACCCACGCGATCTTCCATCAGTTGAACTCGTCGTTCATCACACCCTTCGACCGCGAGGACATCTACAACCTGGCGTCCTCCCTCGACGACATCATGGACTTCATGGAGGAGGCCGTCGACCTGGTCGTCCTCTACAACGTCGAGGAACTCCCCAAGGGCGTCGAGCAGCAGATCGAGGTGCTCGCGCGGGCCGCCGAGCTCACCGCCGAGGCCATGCCGAACCTGCGGACCATGGACAACCTCACCGAGTACTGGATCGAGGTCAACCGGCTGGAGAACCAGGCCGACCAGATCCACCGCAAGCTGCTCGCCATGCTCTTCAACGGCAAGTACGAGGCCATCGAGGTCCTCAAGCTCAAGCAGATCGTGGACGTCCTCGAAGAGGCCGCGGATGCGTTCGAGCACGTGGCGAACACGGTGGAGACCATCGCCGTCAAGGAGTCCTGAGCCCTTCCATGGACACCTTTGCTCTGGTCGTGACCATCCTGGTCGCGCTCTTCTTCACGTACACGAACGGCTTCCACGACTCGGCGAACGCGATCGCGACCTCGGTGTCGACACGGGCACTGACCCCCCGGGCCGCGCTCGCCATGGCGGCGGTCATGAACCTGGCAGGAGCCTTTCTGGGCTCCGGGGTCGCCAAGACCGTCAGTGAGGGCCTGATCGAGACGCCGGAGGGCTCCAAGGGGATGGGAATCCTCTTCGCGGCACTGGTCGGCGCGATCGTGTGGAACCTCGTCACCTGGTACTTCGGACTGCCCTCCTCGTCCTCGCACGCGCTCTTCGGCGGCATGGTGGGCGCCGCGCTCGCGGGCGGCACCGAGGTGCTCTGGAACGGTGTGCTCGACAAGGTCGTCATCCCGATGTTCATCTCGCCGGTCGTCGGTCTGGTCGCCGGTTACCTGGTGATGACCGCGATCATGTGGATCTTCCGGCGGGCCAACCCGCACAAGGCCAAGCGGGGTTTCCGGATCGCGCAGACCGTGTCCGCGGCCGGCATGGCCCTCGGGCACGGCCTCCAGGACGCGCAGAAGACCATGGGTGTCGTGGTGATGGCCCTGGTGATCTCCGGCCACGAGACCTACGGCGACCCCATTCCGGTCTGGGTGAAGATCGTCTGCGCGGTGATGCTGTCGCTGGGCACGTACGCGGGCGGCTGGCGCATCATGCGCACCCTGGGCCGGAAGATCATCGAGCTGGATCCGCCGCAGGGGTTCGCCGCCGAGACGACCGGCGCGGCGATCATGTTCACCACCGCCTACCTCTTCAAGGCGCCGGTCTCCACGACCCACGTCATCACCTCGGCGATCATGGGTGTCGGCGCCACCAAGCGCGTCAACGCGGTCCGCTGGGGCGTCGCCAAGAACATCATCCTCGGCTGGTTCATCACCATGCCGGCGGCGGCGATCGTGGCCGCCTGCGCCTACGGCATCGTGAACCTGGCGTTCCTGTAGGAACCGAGCGGGGTGTACGACAACGGGCCCGCCCCCGGAATCCGGGGGCGGGCCCTCTGTGTCCTCGCGGTGGCACCGCCATGCAGCACCGCGAGGGGTCTTCGAGGGGCTCGGCTCAGCCGAAGCGGCCCGAGATGTAGTCCTCCGTGGCCTGGACCGACGGGTTGGAGAAGATCCGCTCCGTCTCGTCGATCTCGATCAGCTTGCCGGGCTGCCCGACCGCGGCCAGGTTGAAGAAGGCCGTCCGGTCGGAGACCCGGGCCGCCTGCTGCATGTTGTGCGTCACGATGACGATCGTGAAGCGCTCCTTCAGCTCACCGATCAGGTCCTCGATGGCGAGCGTGGAGATCGGGTCGAGGGCCGAGCAGGGCTCGTCCATCAGCAGGACCTTGGGCTCCACCGCGATCGCGCGGGCGATGCACAGACGCTGCTGCTGACCACCGGAGAGACCCGAACCCGGCTTGTTCAGACGGTCCTTGACCTCGTTCCAGAGGTTCGCGCCCTTGAGGGACTTCTCGACGACGTCCGACAGTTCCGACTTCTTGTACGAGCCGTTCAGGCGCAGGCCCGCCGCCACATTGTCGAAGATCGACATCGTCGGGAACGGGTTCGGGCGCTGGAAGACCATGCCGACCTCGCGGCGGACGGACACGGGATCTATGCCCTGGCCGTACAGGTCCTCGTCGTCGAGGAGCACCTTGCCCTCGACCCGGCCGCCCGAGGTGACCTCGTGCATCCGGTTGAGCGTGCGCAGGAACGTCGACTTGCCGCAGCCGGAAGGGCCGATGAAGGCCGTCACCGAGCGGGGCTCGACCGTCATCGAGATGTCTTCGATCGCCTTGTGGGAGCCGTAGTAGGCGGTGAGCCCACTTACGTCGATTCGCTTGGCCATGATTGCTTCACTTCCAGATCTCGGTCGCTGTGTGGCCGCGTCAGCGACCGGTCTTCGGGGCCTTCCAGCGGGCGATGCCGCGAGCCACCAGGTTCAGGATCATCACGAAGGCGATCAGCGTCAGGGACGCCGCCCACGCACGGTCGTACGCCGCACCGGCGCCCGCGCTGTTCGCGTACTGCTGATAGATGTACAGCGGAAGCGACTGCTGCGCACCCTCGAAGGGGTTGGCGTTGATGAGCGAGTTGCCCCAGACCAGGAGCAGCACCGGCGCGGTCTCGCCCGCGATACGGGCCACCGCCAGCATGATGCCGGTGGTGATGCCGCCGATGGAGGTCGGGATGACCACCTTCAGGATGGTCCGCCA is a genomic window containing:
- a CDS encoding RNA degradosome polyphosphate kinase, which encodes MSQSNTQAEVQHVQPSVGSIAAHRPHTVSATVSDLEPDLDADLDAYEEIPVDGAAQLPQGRFLDRERSWLAFNERVLELAEDPNTPMLERANFLAIFASNLDEFFMVRVAGLKRRIATGVATRSASGLQPREVLEMIWARSRELMARHAACYHEDVAPALAEEGIHLVRWNELQEKEQARLFTLFRHQIFPVLTPLAVDPAHPFPYISGLSLNLAVIVRNPVNGNRHFARVKVPPLLSRFLESSPGRYVPIEDVIAAHLEELFPGMEVLEHHTFRVTRNEDLEVEEDDAENLLQALEKELMRRRFGPPVRLEVEESIDREVLDLLVRELKISEAEVYPLPGPLDLTGLFRIAGLDRPELKYRKFVAGVHRDLAEVESASAPDIFAALRTRDVLLHHPYDSFSTSVQAFLQQAADDPDVLAIKQTLYRTSGDSPIVDALIDAAEAGKQVLVLVEIKARFDEHANIKWARKLEEAGCHVVYGLVGLKTHCKLSLVVRQEGDTLRRYSHVGTGNYHPKTARLYEDLGLLTADPQVGADLSDLFNRLSGYSRRETYRRLLVAPKSLRDGLISRVNKEVQHHRAGRPAFIRIKVNSMVDEALIDSLYRASQAGVPVDVWVRGICAIRPGVAGMSENIRVRSILGRFLEHSRVFAFGNGGEPEVWIGSADMMHRNLDRRIEALVRVTDPAHRAALNRLLETGMSDTTASWHLGPDGEWTRHATDADGQPLRNVQEMLIDARRRRRGTATP
- a CDS encoding CHAD domain-containing protein, producing MSGHVGPSPALGSARAAGTPTGDALAGYLRSQATEFLRALRQHRESGGAAAGAEDPVDAARALRRSVRRISASLHTFRPLLDADWSESLRPELAWLSGTLGMEHAYESRLERLLLALQRLSGAVFPVQGAGSATHPAASPDRGNLTVGAAKAGALLDRQLTLARTRSHSTALQALGSSRFHAVADSIAVLASEVPLTKTAVTTDLHPLATAAQERLEDAATALPLVTAGHPYNAEALVHGLSPDPSPHPQDAPWHQVRLLLRLHRYAREVLCGSDPPVDLRLLTAGQALDRHRDASEAAAAAAAAARTPRIAPATAYALGVLHADQRHEVEAARFAFQQCWQKQAVST
- a CDS encoding NUDIX hydrolase, producing MTHPGDGNDPVVQAAGCVLWRRSPVDGDLEICLVHRPKYDDWSHPKGKLKRAEDALTGALREVEEETGYTADPGTELPSVRYMANGRPKRVRYWAAEATGGHFTPNDEVDRILWLSPAAARSRLTQYRDRTLIDELLPL
- a CDS encoding metal-sensitive transcriptional regulator, with product MTTTEAGAKAPSETVAENSPHETHEPATHGYHKQKDEHLKRLRRIEGQIRGLQRMVDEDVYCIDILTQVSASTKALQSFALQLLEEHLRHCVADAAVKGGTEIDAKVEEATKAIGRLLRT
- a CDS encoding DUF47 family protein; this translates as MRFRLTPRETSFYDMFAASADNIVTGSKLLMELLGADTAGRAEIAERMRAAEHAGDDATHAIFHQLNSSFITPFDREDIYNLASSLDDIMDFMEEAVDLVVLYNVEELPKGVEQQIEVLARAAELTAEAMPNLRTMDNLTEYWIEVNRLENQADQIHRKLLAMLFNGKYEAIEVLKLKQIVDVLEEAADAFEHVANTVETIAVKES
- a CDS encoding inorganic phosphate transporter, whose translation is MDTFALVVTILVALFFTYTNGFHDSANAIATSVSTRALTPRAALAMAAVMNLAGAFLGSGVAKTVSEGLIETPEGSKGMGILFAALVGAIVWNLVTWYFGLPSSSSHALFGGMVGAALAGGTEVLWNGVLDKVVIPMFISPVVGLVAGYLVMTAIMWIFRRANPHKAKRGFRIAQTVSAAGMALGHGLQDAQKTMGVVVMALVISGHETYGDPIPVWVKIVCAVMLSLGTYAGGWRIMRTLGRKIIELDPPQGFAAETTGAAIMFTTAYLFKAPVSTTHVITSAIMGVGATKRVNAVRWGVAKNIILGWFITMPAAAIVAACAYGIVNLAFL
- the pstB gene encoding phosphate ABC transporter ATP-binding protein PstB, encoding MAKRIDVSGLTAYYGSHKAIEDISMTVEPRSVTAFIGPSGCGKSTFLRTLNRMHEVTSGGRVEGKVLLDDEDLYGQGIDPVSVRREVGMVFQRPNPFPTMSIFDNVAAGLRLNGSYKKSELSDVVEKSLKGANLWNEVKDRLNKPGSGLSGGQQQRLCIARAIAVEPKVLLMDEPCSALDPISTLAIEDLIGELKERFTIVIVTHNMQQAARVSDRTAFFNLAAVGQPGKLIEIDETERIFSNPSVQATEDYISGRFG